AGATCAAGAAGGGCCGCGCCAAGCCGACCGACGCCGAAGCGATGCTCGCGCGCATCACGCCGACCGCCGACTACGCCGCCCTGAAGGACGTCGACCTTGTCATCGAGGCCGTGTTCGAAGACCGCAAGGTCAAGGCTGATACCTTTGCCAAGGCGCAGGAGCACATGAAGCCCGATGTAATCTTCGCGTCCAACACCTCGACGCTGCCGATCACCTCGCTGGCCGAGAGCTTCAAGGACCAGGGCAAGTTCGTCGGCATCCACTTCTTCTCGCCGGTCGAGAAGATGATGCTGGTCGAGATCATCAAGGGCAAGAACACTGGCGATCTCGCGCTCGCGACCGCGCTCGACTACGTCCGCCAGATCGGCAAGACGCCGATCGTCGTCAACGACAGCCGCGGCTTCTTCGCCAATCGCTGCGTCGGCCGCTACGTCGCCGAAGGCAACGAGATGTTCCTCGAAGGCGTGCCGCCGGCGATGATCGAGAACTGCGCCAAGATGGCCGGCATGCCGGTCGGCCCGCTCTCGCTCTCGGACGAAGTCGCGCTCGACCTCGGCCTCAAGATCATGAAGGCGACCGAAGCCGATCTCGGCCCCAACGCCATCAACCCCGATCAGAAGAAGCTGATGGTCGAGATGGTCGAGAACCAGGGCCGCCTCGGCCGCAAGAACAGCAAGGGCTTCTACGACTATCCCGAGAAGGGCAAGGGTCAGAAGAGCCTGTGGCCGGGCCTGTCCGCGCTGCAGCCGAAGCAGCTCGATCCTGACACGCTCGATGTCGAGGAGCTGAAGCAGCGCTTCCTGGTGGTGCAGGCGGTGGAGGCCGCGCGCACGGTGGAGGATCACGTCATCACCGATCCGCGCGAGGCGGATGTCGGCTCGATCCTCGGCTTCGGCTTTGCGCCGTTCACCGGCGGCACGCTGTCCTACATCGACTTCATGGGCACGAAGACATTCGTCGAGCTCTGCCACAAGCTGGAGGCGAAATACGGCTCGCGCTTCACCCCACCGAAGCTTCTCGAGGAGATGGCGGCGAAGGGTGAAACTTTCTACGGCCGCTTCGCGCCGAAGAAGGCGGCTGCTGCCTGATCGTGTGATCTCGTAGCCGGGAATGGAGAATACAAAGGCCGGATCATCGATCCGGCCTTTTTCACGTTCGCGCCCGATCATCACGGTTACGTCAAGACGTTCCCCACTTGTGGAACCCGGCACAGATTCCGCGTAGGAACCGTGCCAGAATTGCGGGGCCCTTCTGTCGCGCAATTGTCATAGGCGCGTCAAAACAGCGCCGTTCTTTTGCTCGGCCTTGGCATCACTCTTGACCAGTCGGGTACGAACCCTGGTGGGACACTTGCCGCTCCATCGGCAAGTTGAAGACGAAATAAGAAAGTATCCTTGATGAACTCTTTGGTGTTGCGGAAGACCGCGCTTGGTCGCGATCTCGCTGCGAAATACGCTGTTACGCCTGCGCTGGGCCGCGTCTCGCCGGCGTCAAAGCCGGCGCGTCTGCGTCGCAAGGGGCCGGTGGTCTGGGTCGCTTTGGCGCTACTTGTGCTCTCGGCGGATCTTTTGCTCGCTCGCCTTGCCTGGCTCGCCGTCGACTTCGTCATGGGCTGAGACATCGCGCGCGTGTAGAAAATAGGCTGCGGCAAGATAGGCGAGCTGGCAGACGACGAGACAGATGGCGATGACGATCACACCGGCCATCATCCCGAATTCATAGGTGCGAAGAATGATCGCCGAGAGAACTGCGATTAGCGGCGAGATTATAACCAGCGCCCAGATCCGGAAAAGGTAACCTGTCGCTATTCCCACCAACGCACTTGCCACGATCAGGACGAAGGCAATCGTCAAGTTCAACTCCGATGAGACTCCGAAATAATCTTCAACAATTCTGCCAAGTTCGCCCTCTTCGCGGGTACTGACAAGACAGCACTACTTACATTCGGCGAACAGTAGTTCATAAGTCTAACTAAGGTACGATGATCCGGCGAAGCGGGTTCGCGCCGATGCCGATCCAGCGGCAAATATAAAGGGGCCGGATCGTCGACCCGGCCCCTGGGAGATTGATCGCCCTCGCGGCTCAGGCGGCCTGGATCAGCCCTTCCTTCTTCAAGGCCTCCTGCACCTTCGGCCGCGCCGCGACGCGGGCCTTGTAGGCGGCGAGGTTCGGCATCGCCGAGAGGTCGAACTTCATCCGATCGCCCCAGGTCAGCATCGTGAAGAGATAGCCGTCGGCGACCGAGAACTGCTTGCCCATGAGGTAGTCGCGGCCGGCGAGCTCGCTGTCGATGTGCTTCAGCTTGCCCATGACGCGGTCCTTGAAGAACGCCTTGGCGTCGTCATTCAGCGCCGGTGCGAACAGCGGGCCAAAGCTCTTGTGCACCTCGGAGGTGAGGAAGTTCAGCCATTCGAGCAGCTTGTAGCGCTCGGAACTGTCGCGCGCGGGCGCCAGCGCCTTGGCCGGGACCTTGTCGGCGATCATCTGGACAATGACCGGCCCTTCGGTCACGATCTCGCCGCTGTCGAGGCCCAGCGCGGGGACCTGACCCTTCGGATTGACCTTCAGATAGTCTTCACCGTTCTCGAGCTTCTTGGCCCGGATATCGACCTTGACCAGCTCATAGGGCAGGTCGGCCTCCAGGAGCGCGATATGGGGGGACAGCGAGCAGGCGCCGGGCGAGTAATACAGTTTCATGGAATTTCCTCCTCTTGACGCTTGGTTGGGGCGAAGGAACGCC
This portion of the Bradyrhizobium diazoefficiens genome encodes:
- the gstA gene encoding glutathione transferase GstA encodes the protein MKLYYSPGACSLSPHIALLEADLPYELVKVDIRAKKLENGEDYLKVNPKGQVPALGLDSGEIVTEGPVIVQMIADKVPAKALAPARDSSERYKLLEWLNFLTSEVHKSFGPLFAPALNDDAKAFFKDRVMGKLKHIDSELAGRDYLMGKQFSVADGYLFTMLTWGDRMKFDLSAMPNLAAYKARVAARPKVQEALKKEGLIQAA